One Spinacia oleracea cultivar Varoflay chromosome 4, BTI_SOV_V1, whole genome shotgun sequence DNA segment encodes these proteins:
- the LOC110795350 gene encoding NAC domain-containing protein 54 has translation MAPVALPPGFRFHPTDEELVAYYLKRKINGHKIDLEIIPEIDLYQFEPWELPSKSLLPSNDLEWYFFSPRDRKYPNGSRTNRATKAGYWKSTGKDRKVNSQMREVGMKKTLVYYQGRAPNGHRSDWVMHEYRLDEGECEIPSGLQDAYALCRVFKKTSITISNNVNIAASCIPQEHSLSNVVEMSSDQSSSIDIYTEARPCDDFECSDYSIIPIERCSTSVTHGSSSSLCDIGVGDGQWMQYLNEDEFC, from the exons ATGGCGCCGGTTGCATTACCGCCCGGTTTCCGGTTTCATCCCACAGATGAAGAATTGGTGGCTTACTATCTTAAGAGGAAGATCAATGGTCATAAGATTGACTTGGAAATCATCCCTGAAATTGATCTCTATCAATTTGAGCCCTGGGAGTTGCCAA GTAAATCATTATTGCCAAGCAATGATTTGGAGTGGTATTTCTTTAGTCCAAGAGATCGAAAGTACCCAAATGGATCAAGGACAAACCGAGCAACAAAAGCAGGATATTGGAAATCGACGGGAAAAGATAGAAAGGTGAACTCACAAATGAGAGAAGTAGGAATGAAGAAGACATTGGTATACTACCAAGGGAGAGCACCTAATGGCCATAGAAGTGATTGGGTGATGCATGAGTACCGCCTCGACGAAGGAGAGTGTGAAATTCCTTCTGGCTTGCAG GATGCCTATGCACTATGTCGAgtattcaagaaaacatcaatAACAATCTCAAATAACGTTAACATAGCCGCATCATGTATACCACAAGAACATTCATTGAGCAATGTAGTTGAAATGTCAAGTGATCAATCATCGAGTATCGACATATACACTGAGGCAAGACCATGCGACGATTTTGAGTGCTCCGACTATTCAATCATCCCTATTGAAAGATGTTCAACTAGTGTCACTCATGGATCTTCTTCATCACTTTGTGATATAGGAGTTGGAGATGGGCAATGGATGCAATATTTGAATGAAGATGAGTTCTGTTGA